Below is a window of Shewanella khirikhana DNA.
TTTCCGCCACCAGAGCAGTTGCGAATGGCAATACTGTTGTATTTGGTCGGGAAAGTGGATGAAAGTGAAAATCTGATTGAGGTTGTTGCAGCAAGTGACTCTTGGGAGAAAAGAGCCGCATATGTGCGTAGCTATATCGCTGAGCTGCCCTCTGAGTAGTTGGCATGGAACAAGAGCGCTATCAGCTTCGTTGGCGCTGACAAAGAAGAGGTTACAGCCATAACTTTGCAGACTTGGGTTCTGTGATGATGGCGACAATGGAATAAGCGAACCATGTTTGACCCGCAGAAAGGCTAGGTGTCGATACGCATAGCCTCTGACACTAGCATGTCAGCGGCAATTAACACGCACACAACCACTGTCATGGTGGTGGCTGGAATGGATTTAACATTGGTCGGCAAATCCGGCTGGGGATAAAAGATGAAAGGGCACCTAAAGGGATTTATATGGCAAAGGCTACTGGCCTGGTTTCTGCTTGGCCTGAGCCTGGGTGTGGCGGCCGAGGAAGATACCCTGTGCGCCGTGGTCAAGATTGAAATCGTTCAGGAGCTGACACTGGAGCGTCAGGGCTTTGAGGCGATTATGAAAATCAATAATGCCCTCGAAGACAGGTCGCTGGAAAATGTCGGCGTCGAGGTGGTGTTTACCGACAGTGCCGGCGAGCCTGTGGTGGCCTCAAGCGATCCCAATCACCCCAATGCCAGCTTTTTTATCCGCATTTCCAGTATCGAGGGCATCGACAATGTGGCCGGTACCGGTGAGCTGGCTGCGGCGTCCAGTGCCCTTATCAAGTGGTTGATTATTCCCGCCCCCGGCAGTGCCGGCGATGTGCCCTCCGGCACCCTCTATTATGTGGGCGCTAAACTCAATTACCGCCTCAATGGTTTGGATGAGAGCCTGGATGTGGCGCCCGACACCATTTTTGTGCGCCCCATGCCCAAGCTGACGCTGGATTACTTTTTACCAAGTGATGTGTACGCCGATGATCCCCTGACCAATGAAATCGAACCCATTGAGCCTTTTACCCTGGGGGTTCGGGTAAGCAACAACGGTAAGGCCGCCGCCAACAAGGTTAAAATCCAATCTGCCCAGCCAAAAATTGTCGAAAATAACCAGGGGCTGGCCATCGACTTTAAGATCACCGATTCCTTCGTGGGCGACAGCCCTGTGACCAATTCCTTGCTGCTGGATTTTGGCGATATTCCCAGCCTCAGCAGTGGCACCGGCCGCTGGATCATGTACACCACCTTAAGTGGCCGCTTTACCGAGTTTACCGCCACCTTCAGCCATGCCGATGAGCTGGGGGGCTCGCTTACCTCATTGATAGACGCTGTGAACGCCCACCTGCTGCTAAGAGATGTGGTGGTGGATTTACCCGGCCGTGACACGGTGCGGGACTTTTTGGTACGCAATGGCACGGCACTGACCGCCTTTGAGTCTGACAGTGTCGATACCCCGGTTGCCGACCTCAGCAGCACAGCACAGCTCTCGGGCAGTGGCGATACCCTATCACTCACCTTTGCCCCCGAGCTTGGCGGCGCCTATGTACAGCTACCAGACCCCTTCGGAGGCAGCCGTCAATTGGTGCAGGTCCTGCGCAGCGATGGCAAAGTATTGCACCCCGCCAATGGCTGGCTATCGAAGCATTACAACAAAGACACTAAACAGACCCAGCATCTGTTGCACCTGTTTGACACCCATACCCAGGGCCGTTATTTATTGCAATTTGCCGATAGGCAAGCCGTGCCTGCAGCGCCTGTGCTGGCCTATATCCCAGATTGGACCGGTGCCGAGGGTGGCCAGATAGGGTTTCTGCTGGAGGCCAGCGATCCCAATGGCGATGCGGTGAGTTTTGCGGTAACCCCCATGCCCGATGGGGCGAGTCTTACCGACATTGAGCCGGGTAAAGCCAGATTTAATTGGCCTATTGCCGTGGGCCAGGCCGGTTTTTATCCGGTGACTGTGTCTGCGACCGATGGCAAGCTCTACTCTAATCAGGAGCTGATGCTCAGGGTGTTTCCTGCCCATGATACCGATGGCGATGGATTAGACGACGCCTGGGAAATCGAACACTTTGGGGATCTCAGCCGTGATGGCAGCGGCGATTTCGATGGTGATGGCCTGACCGACCGTGAAGAGTTTGAACTGGGGTCCGATCCCACCATGCAAAATGGTCCCCTGGCCCCCGAAGTAGTGAGTCCGGATGATGAAGAGATCACCGAGACTGAGATCCGTTTGTTGGTGAATAATTCGGTGAATCTGGGTAATCGGGACCTGGACTATTTCTTCGAACTTTATGCCGATGCGCAGTTAAGCCAGTTGGTACTGGCATCCGATGCCGTGCCAGAGGGCGTGGACAGTACAGCGTGGGTATTACCTGAATCTCTGATGGAGAATCAGCAATATTTCTGGCGGGTACGCAGCTTTAACCAGGTGCTCTACAGCGCCTGGAGCAACGCTTCCTTTAAGGTAAATAGAACACCGGAAGCACCCACCAAGCCGGCATTGAACAGCCCTATGGTGGGCGTGGAAGTGGATGAGGTGATGCCGCTGCTCAGCGTGCTGAATAGTGCCGATCCCGACGGTGATGAACTCAGCTACCGTTTCAGTGTGTATAGCGACGAAGCCATGACCAGTTTGGTCTTGGTATCTGCCGACTTATTGCCCGGTGACAATGGGGTAACCGCCTGGCGGGTGACCGAACCGTTGCAGGAAGGTGCCCGATATTACTGGCAGGTCGCTGCCATCGACCCCGGCGGTTTAAGCACCCTGAGCGAGCCATTTTGGTTTGATGTCTATGTGTCGAATCTCGCGCCATCGACCCCGGTTCTGGTGTCACCGACGATTGACGAGGTGCTGGGACATAATGATGTAGTTCTGGAGGTGGCCCAGGCGGTAGACCCTGAAGGACAACCGCTGAGTTATCTGTTTGAACTGGATAGAGTGGCCAGCTTTGATTCGAACGACAAGCAATCTGAGCAGATTGAAGTGGATGCCGATGGTAAGGTGCTGTGGCATCTCAGTGGCTTGCTGGACGAGCAGCAGTATTTTTGGCGGGTGAGAGCCCAGGACCCGCTGGGCATGTCCAGCGAGCCGGTGTTGGGCAGATTCAAAATAAGCTTGCAGATTACGGCTCCGTCGGCACCTGTCATTGATAACCCCGGTGATGGCTCCTGGGTGCAGAGCACCATGCCGTTACTCAGTGTTCATCCGGTATTAGACAGTGATAGACCCGTGTCTCATTACCAATTTGAAGTTTATGGAGACGAGGCGCTATCCAGCTTGTTGACGACTGAGCAGGTTACTCAGACTAGTGTGGAGTTAACAGAGGCTCTGCCTGATAACGCCTGGGCGTATTGGCGGGTCAGGGCTGTTGACTCTGCCGGGATTATGGGTGCCTGGTCAGCGGTGTCCCGTTTCTTTGTTAACGACAAGGGTATTGATGAAGCGCCGATATTTGAATGGCGCTCACCCGAGGCCGACACAGAATTTGCCCTTGGTCAGCCAATTTTGCTGCGTTGGGAGGATATAGATCCAGACAGCGACGCACTTATCTCGCTGTATTATATGCGCCCGGAAGACGCGATTGTGCTTGACGATCTGGATGCCGGTTTCAGTGCCTATGGCGATTGGCAGCATGTGGAAAGTGATGAAGATGTTGAAGGATTCCACCTCTTTACCGCCCATGGTGAAGATGCTTCTGCTCAGTGGACCAGGCCGTTGGAAATGAGCGGCCGTTATGAAATCCAGGTTTACTGGCCTGAGGTTGAAGGTAAGTATGCCAAAGATGTGCAGTATTTCTTCCCCGTGGTGGGCGAAGACGGCTCAAGCCTGTCTTACCAAGAACTGCGTAAACCCGTAACGGGCTGGAACAGTCTGGGTGAGCATCAACTCCAGGCGGGGGATTTTAGTTTGTTCCTTAAAGGGAGGGGGCATAAGAAAAGAGCCTTGATAGCTGACCAGATCCGTCTGATCCCGATAGATGTGCCCCATCAATTGCTGGTGAAAGATATACAGGAAACCCCGGATGGTGATGCCGACACCTATTTGTGGGATACAAGTGGTATGCAGCCAGGTGAATACCAGCTGTTTGCCAGGATTGCAGATGAAACCCAGGAAGTTACTGTGTATTCGCCTCACAGGGTTAGTCTGCGGGAACAGGCCTACTTACGACTGGACAACCAGGATCCCACGGCTGTGATTGCAGGAGATTGGCATGAGCAGATGTCGGCGGATGCTGTTGGCGGTACTTTCCATCAGTTATCACTACACGATGGACCGGGCAGCGTGAGTTGGCCTGTGCATATAGACAATGCCGGCTGGTATGAAGTCAGCTTTTTTGGCTTGCCGGGGGTTGATTTACAGCAGCTCAAGGTTGAGCTGCTTCAGGAAGCCAATGTGATGGAGGTGGGATATTTCCACAAAGTCGCTGAGCCTGGATGGGGGCATGTTGGGCAACTCTGGCTGGCACCAGGTGAGTATCAACTTCGGGTTTCTGCCGAAGGAGTGGGGGTGGTTGCACTTGATGCTATTGAGTTACGCCTTACTGCCTTGATGAGTACCAATGAGTTGGTTTTGGACAATACCGACACAGGCTTTAATGCTAATGGCAGTTGGCGGATTTCATCCAGGGGTAGTGGGTTTGAGGGCGTTGACTATTTTACTGCCTGCAGTGGCAGCGCGTCGGCGTCTTGGCGCGTCGGCCTCAATGAGCCCGGCTTCTATGAAGTGTCTGCCAAGTGGCCCGCCAGGCTTAAGAATCAACGGGGGGCGCGAGTCGAATTGGTGTACTCGGATAACAATCGGGTGCCAACAAAAGTCGCGATGAAGCTAAATCAACAGCGTAATGGCGGAACTTGGCAACCCCTATCAGTGGTGAAAAGCGGGGGCGGAGAGGTTGCTGTTACCCTGAACAGAGCCGAGGGTGGGGGATGTGTGGTGGCCGATGCCATCCGTATACGAAAATTACAACAACAGAGTTTTATGTGGGATAACTCTGATGCTGAATTCGCACAAACCAGAGGCTGGTGGCAAAGCAGCCGTTTGATCGATGGCTTTATCGGCGAGAATTATCTGTTTTCTTTGTATGGTGAAGCCAAGTGGTCTCTTGGAACGCTTCCTGCTGGAAAGTATCGGATAGAGGCTCGTTGGCCCGCGAGCATATTCCATTCTTCGTCGGCAGAGTTTGTGTTGAAAGCGGATGGTGCCCCAGTCTCAACCAATAGAATGTCTCAGAAGTCTTCGGGAGCACGTTGGAATAATTTGGGTGAAGTCGAGATCCAGGCCACAACTAATCTGGAGGTCACACTGAAAAACAAGGGACATGGGTTCTTGGTGGCCGATGCCGTTAGGTTGGTTCGCGTAGAGTAGAGCTTGAGGAAGTGGAATGAGAGGTACAGGTTTATTTATTGGATTAATTAGTGTTTGTACCACTATAGCGTTTCAGCCTCTCTATGCTGATGATTTTGTCTTGCAGCAGTGCTATGCCAATCATGGTAAGAAGCAACTTTATGGGTTTGACATGCAATTGAATGCACCGGGTGTAACAACCAGGAAGCTTGATTTGTATGTGACTGATATTGCTGAAGTGGACCGCTCCTGGACTGTGATCGATGTGTCTGAAGAGTCTGATATTATCTCAGGAACTCTCAAACTGCCGCTGCATACGCTTAAGCATAAGTCCTATCTTGCTGGCCAAAAACTGTTACTGATTGGCAATGGAAGAAGCTATTCTCAATTGGAGCAAGAAACTCTCTGGCTTGAAAAAAACCTGGCTTCAAAGGTTAAGATTTACAATGGCAGCCCGACTCTTTGGCGTTATGCCAATGGGGACGCAGAGCCTATGGAGTTGCAAACTATAACGGCAAGAGAGTTTTTTTCCGAGTCTGCGCTCGGCGGATGGCAGCTTCTTGAGACTGAGCAGCAGCTAGGTGAAGTGTTTGGGGATACAGCCACCATTTCTTTTGGTGAAAGGTTTCTCTATGTAGGAGAGGGAAAGCCTTTGCCCTCTCCGCCGACACCGGAACTGGTTCGAGTGTTGTTTATTTTAGAGGGTGGCTCAGAGGCCTTGCAGAAATTTTCACTGGAACAGGGCATCATCCTGACAGCAAAAAAACAACGTGAGAAGAATGAAGAGTGTAACAACATTAGGTAAAGCTTGTTTTATCACACTGCTTTTTCTGATTGTGTCTTGTACGCAAAAGCAAGAGCAGGACCTCGAACCAGAGAATGCACAAACTTTTGAGGTTACCTTCAGGTACAAAGTTACCAATACAACGGATTCAGTCGTTTTTGGAGAGAAAGCAAGTTTTGCGCTACCGGTGGCTGATTCAGCCAGGCACGGTGTGCTGGCTATTGATACCAATGTGAAGGGTAAAATTGTTGAACTGGACGGGGGTAACCGAGAGTTCCTGATAGAATTTGAGCGTCTGTTGCCCAGAGAGGTAAAAATAGTATCAGTATCAGTTCGTTATGCTTCAAAGGATGCGGAGGTATATGACCCCACGCATTTGGCTTCTAGTTATCTCGCCGAAACGCGGTTGATGCCCTTTCGGCAGCCTGAATTTTCTAGATTAGTTACTGACCTTAAACGCGATAATCCGCAGGCAGTGATTGATGAAAGCTACCAGTGGGTTGTTTCAAATATTCTGTATTCTGGTTATAACCCAAGCACCTTGGGTGCTGCGTATGCGTTAAAGCATCGCAAGGGCGATTGCACCGAGTTTACCTACCTGCTTGCTGCCTTACTCAGGGGGAATGGCATTCCCGCCAGATTAGCCAGTGGCTATGTTATCCAGGGAAGTGGTGTACTCAGTGCCGCTGATTTTCATAGCTGGGTTGAGGTTGGTATTAATGGCGTTTGGCGAGTGCTTGATGCTCAGAAACGACATTTTGGGCCAGACGATAATGCTTATTTCACGGTAAGTTACCTCGACGGTGAGGCAAGTGAAAGACGGTTTTCAAGCACCAGCAATATCAGTGTTGTCATGTATTGAAGTTAATTAAACAAAGAGCGCCTGTTGGCGCTCTTTGTTTATTTTGGGCAGACAAACTGCTATGGAGATCAGTTCATCGCTGCGGTGATTTTAACGCAGCGGTCGACCCGCTCTTTTTTGAGTTTAATCGCCCGTACCACCGGGAATTTAAGCCCCTGCCATTCATTCAGCAGCGTGCCCAGTTCGGCGGCGTTTTCGCGGCTGCAGGTTGACGGCAACAGGGCGTTGACGTAACTCACCAGGAAGCGATCGTCTGCGGTTTTGTTCAGCTCCGGAATGGTTTTTAGCACCTCGGCATGGAAAGGGGCCATGAGTTCAGGATGGTTCTTATCGGGCAGAGAACTCAGGATGTACTGCTGCTCCCTGAGTTTAAGGCCTTGATTGTCATCTTGAATAATCTCAAACCACTTGGCCTTGTTGGCCGCTGTGGGTCTTCCCACTTCGGAGGCCAGCGCAAAGAGCTTACCCCTGTCGGAGCCATCCCGTTGCTTTTCTGTCGCCAGCAGGGTGTCGTAGTCACCCTTGAGCTCTCGATTGAGTTTGCTGACGATGCGCCAGCGCTTGTCCTGATCCAGGGTTAAGCCGTCAATGGTCCTGGTACCTCTGGCCATGGCATTGAGAATGTTCCATTGATGTGGGCTGTCGATGCTATTCAGGTACATGTAAAACCACAGTTTTTGCAGATCAGAGCCCGGCTTGGCAGATTGCAGTTGTTGCCAACTGAAGTCTTCCATGGCGGTGATATAACGCTGCACATCTTTACCCTGACGACGGGCTTCCCACAGGAAGCTGGACGCATAGCCCATGCCATCGGCCACGGCGTTGATGATGGTTTCGTCCTGCTCGGCGGGCAGGTTAGCGAGGGCGAAGTCGATAAACTGCTGTGGGCTGATATCGGTTTCTTTCACGCCATTGCTGAGGCTTTGCCACAGCATCAGCCGGGTGTAGGCGTCTTCTACCTGATTAATCTGG
It encodes the following:
- a CDS encoding transglutaminase-like domain-containing protein, yielding MKSVTTLGKACFITLLFLIVSCTQKQEQDLEPENAQTFEVTFRYKVTNTTDSVVFGEKASFALPVADSARHGVLAIDTNVKGKIVELDGGNREFLIEFERLLPREVKIVSVSVRYASKDAEVYDPTHLASSYLAETRLMPFRQPEFSRLVTDLKRDNPQAVIDESYQWVVSNILYSGYNPSTLGAAYALKHRKGDCTEFTYLLAALLRGNGIPARLASGYVIQGSGVLSAADFHSWVEVGINGVWRVLDAQKRHFGPDDNAYFTVSYLDGEASERRFSSTSNISVVMY